One part of the Pelagicoccus sp. SDUM812003 genome encodes these proteins:
- a CDS encoding sodium/solute symporter (Members of the Solute:Sodium Symporter (SSS), TC 2.A.21 as described in tcdb.org, catalyze solute:Na+ symport. Known solutes for members of the family include sugars, amino acids, nucleosides, inositols, vitamins, urea or anions, depending on the system.), protein MAALEVTLFIVGVVSVIGLGIWKSRDEDTSGEKGASDYFLAGRGLTWWLVGFSLIAANISTEQFVGMSGSSANWLGMAIASYEWMAALTLIVVAFWFLPRFLKAGLYTIPEFLQYRFDGVARMAMAIPAIVTLVFVTTSSVIFSGAKFVSEYYNDVPVISNLTAMCWLIAIFAAVYVFIGGLKACAWTDLIWGVALVLGGVVVAFFAFSVLSETPAEELIATKVANSNATVQDLEAAGPWERFMLLNDGVDGEAVAKNGPNGSGGKVHMVRPKEDSDIPWTALLIGLWIPNFFYWGLNQYIVQRTLGSKSLAEGQKGIVFAAFLKLIIPFVVVIPGILAFNLFSGDLHESAAERNLRTFSSAEASVVFEVDEAFVELQPDLAMKAAAKNLTLAGASDVDFSSLPPDELASKINELAIAATKKDSSVTVANKLVGYDYDSAFPVLVRNLIRPYPWISWFVLAALCGAVISSLASMLNSASTIATMDLYAKFSGQKDPSKLVKVGRFFVVVFVILAGLVAPKLDNFGSIFAYIQEFQGFISPGILAVFIFGFFSPRTPRYFGAVGIATNVVAYGLFKWALGPWLVSNGWWYSDSMAFLDRMAVCFFIVLIVGAILTKVSPMAKPVEMPENKEIALETSPIAKFWGVVVVVATIGLYVVFW, encoded by the coding sequence ATGGCTGCACTTGAAGTAACTCTATTCATTGTCGGAGTCGTGAGCGTCATCGGACTCGGCATTTGGAAAAGCCGGGACGAAGACACCAGCGGCGAAAAAGGCGCTAGCGACTATTTCCTCGCTGGACGCGGGCTGACATGGTGGCTGGTCGGTTTTTCGCTGATCGCGGCGAACATTTCCACCGAACAATTCGTCGGCATGTCCGGCTCATCGGCCAATTGGTTGGGCATGGCCATCGCTTCCTACGAATGGATGGCTGCCTTGACCCTGATCGTGGTGGCCTTCTGGTTCCTGCCTCGTTTTCTAAAAGCGGGTCTCTACACCATCCCCGAATTTCTCCAATACCGCTTCGACGGCGTCGCTCGCATGGCCATGGCCATCCCGGCCATCGTGACCCTGGTGTTCGTGACCACCTCGTCGGTCATCTTTTCCGGTGCGAAGTTCGTTTCCGAATACTACAACGACGTTCCGGTGATCAGCAATCTCACCGCCATGTGCTGGCTGATCGCCATCTTCGCGGCGGTCTACGTATTCATCGGCGGTTTGAAGGCCTGCGCTTGGACCGACCTGATTTGGGGCGTGGCCTTGGTCTTGGGCGGCGTGGTCGTCGCGTTTTTCGCTTTCAGCGTGCTCTCGGAAACGCCTGCTGAGGAGCTGATCGCGACCAAGGTGGCGAACTCCAACGCGACGGTGCAAGATCTGGAAGCGGCCGGTCCATGGGAGCGCTTCATGTTGCTCAACGATGGAGTGGACGGGGAGGCCGTGGCGAAAAACGGTCCCAATGGCTCCGGTGGCAAGGTGCACATGGTTCGCCCCAAGGAGGACTCCGACATTCCATGGACAGCATTGCTGATCGGCCTGTGGATCCCGAACTTTTTCTACTGGGGACTGAACCAGTACATCGTTCAACGAACCCTCGGCTCCAAGTCTTTGGCGGAAGGGCAAAAGGGAATCGTGTTTGCGGCCTTCTTGAAACTGATCATTCCCTTCGTTGTAGTGATTCCGGGGATACTCGCTTTCAACTTGTTTAGCGGCGACTTGCACGAGTCGGCTGCGGAGCGAAATCTGAGAACGTTTTCGTCGGCGGAAGCGAGCGTGGTTTTCGAGGTGGATGAAGCGTTTGTGGAACTCCAGCCGGATCTCGCCATGAAGGCCGCTGCCAAGAACCTCACATTGGCAGGGGCGTCTGATGTCGATTTCAGCTCGCTACCTCCGGATGAACTCGCGAGCAAAATTAACGAGCTCGCGATTGCCGCGACGAAAAAGGACAGCAGCGTCACCGTGGCGAACAAGCTCGTTGGCTACGACTACGACTCCGCCTTTCCGGTCTTGGTACGCAATCTGATTCGCCCGTATCCATGGATCTCCTGGTTCGTGCTGGCGGCTCTCTGTGGAGCGGTGATCAGCTCGCTGGCGTCCATGCTCAACTCCGCTTCGACCATCGCGACGATGGACCTCTATGCCAAGTTCTCCGGACAGAAGGATCCGTCGAAGCTGGTGAAGGTCGGACGGTTCTTCGTAGTCGTATTCGTGATACTGGCAGGGCTGGTCGCCCCGAAACTCGATAATTTCGGAAGCATCTTCGCCTACATCCAAGAGTTTCAGGGCTTCATCTCGCCGGGCATTCTCGCGGTCTTCATCTTTGGCTTCTTCTCGCCGCGCACGCCGCGCTATTTCGGCGCCGTGGGCATAGCCACCAATGTAGTGGCCTACGGTCTGTTCAAGTGGGCCCTTGGTCCCTGGCTGGTCTCCAATGGCTGGTGGTACTCAGACTCCATGGCCTTCCTCGACCGCATGGCGGTCTGCTTCTTCATCGTGCTGATCGTCGGCGCCATCCTCACCAAAGTGAGCCCAATGGCAAAGCCCGTCGAAATGCCGGAAAACAAGGAGATCGCTCTCGAGACCTCCCCGATCGCCAAGTTCTGGGGCGTCGTGGTCGTGGTAGCGACCATCGGTCTCTACGTGGTGTTCTGGTAG
- a CDS encoding pyridoxamine 5'-phosphate oxidase family protein, producing MDTDEEKEFEWAAKEMEALLQRVRCCQLATVSSSGSPLASYAPVFVDEERRFYVFVSAIAKHYGHLKRSGKASLSMIDDESASENLFARKRLTVDCDVALVERDSEAWLEGTAGLQRRGGETMGYLKELSDFDLFRLRASEGRLVLGFGKAYRVSGERLETIAYLGAGGHRSKNSSK from the coding sequence ATGGATACGGACGAGGAAAAGGAATTCGAATGGGCGGCGAAAGAGATGGAAGCCTTGCTGCAGCGCGTGCGGTGCTGCCAGTTGGCGACGGTTTCCTCCAGCGGTTCGCCCCTCGCTAGCTACGCCCCTGTCTTCGTCGACGAGGAGCGACGCTTCTATGTCTTCGTCAGCGCCATCGCCAAGCACTACGGTCACCTCAAGCGGAGCGGCAAGGCCAGCTTGAGCATGATCGACGACGAGTCCGCTTCGGAAAATCTCTTCGCTCGCAAGCGTCTCACGGTGGATTGCGATGTCGCGTTGGTTGAACGCGATAGCGAGGCTTGGCTGGAAGGAACGGCAGGTTTGCAGCGGCGAGGAGGCGAGACGATGGGATATTTGAAGGAGCTGTCGGACTTCGATTTGTTTCGCTTGCGCGCCAGTGAAGGGCGACTGGTGCTCGGCTTTGGCAAGGCCTATCGAGTGAGCGGAGAGCGATTGGAAACGATCGCCTATTTGGGCGCCGGCGGGCACCGAAGCAAAAACTCGTCGAAATGA
- a CDS encoding GDSL-type esterase/lipase family protein, translated as MKSLPLLTLLACLLLAGDVFAQRAVQPIPRGTEFEWMSIAEWYRRHADDVEAAKKGEAAIVFAGDSITQGWEWAPAWERDFAPLQPVNIGIGGDKTENLLWRLQNGATGSLRPKLVVLLIGVNNFLHNDDSAQEVFAGVKANLEQLRTSFPEARILTLGVFPYGQEPGTRNRERVKVVNTLIETLADDTVTILDIGDALLEDDGTISKEIMGDFLHPTPEGYERINAAILPTIKALIEEN; from the coding sequence ATGAAATCTCTCCCCCTTCTAACCCTCCTCGCCTGCTTGCTTCTGGCAGGTGACGTGTTCGCTCAACGCGCAGTGCAACCCATCCCCCGCGGCACCGAATTCGAATGGATGTCCATCGCGGAGTGGTACCGCCGCCACGCCGACGACGTCGAAGCCGCCAAAAAAGGCGAAGCGGCCATCGTCTTCGCGGGTGACTCCATCACCCAAGGCTGGGAATGGGCTCCCGCGTGGGAACGCGACTTCGCCCCTCTGCAACCCGTCAACATAGGGATCGGAGGCGACAAGACTGAGAACCTGCTCTGGCGCCTGCAAAATGGAGCCACCGGATCGCTGCGTCCCAAACTGGTCGTGCTGCTGATCGGCGTTAACAATTTTCTGCACAACGACGATTCCGCCCAAGAAGTTTTCGCCGGCGTGAAAGCCAACCTAGAGCAGCTTCGCACCTCCTTTCCCGAAGCCAGGATTCTGACGCTTGGCGTCTTCCCCTACGGACAGGAGCCCGGCACCAGAAATCGCGAGCGTGTCAAGGTTGTGAATACACTGATCGAAACCCTTGCCGACGACACCGTGACCATCCTCGATATTGGCGACGCCCTGCTCGAAGACGACGGCACCATCTCCAAGGAGATCATGGGGGACTTTCTTCATCCAACGCCGGAAGGCTACGAACGCATCAACGCCGCCATCCTGCCTACCATCAAAGCGCTGATCGAAGAGAACTAA
- a CDS encoding glycoside hydrolase family 43 protein: MIQNPILPGFNPDPSIVRVGEDYYIATSTFEWFPGVQIHHSRDLANWQLVARPLDRISQLNMIGNPNSGGIWAPCLSHCDGTFYLIYTDVKQWADSRYKITHNYLTTAPTIEGPWSEPIYLDSSGFDASLFHDDDGRKWYLSMIWDHRVGKNQFAGTLLQEFDETTGKLVGPRKNIFRGTELKLTEGPHLYKKDGWYYLLVAEGGTWWEHAVTMARSKTIDGPYEVDPENPFLTSRYNLDAPLQKAGHASLVETQFGTWYAVHLCSRPRKERRCMLGRETAIQKFEWSDDGWPRLVQGGRVPATEVDNSEFEGISSPAMDRSTRRIEFDTTQLDPHFQSLRRPVDSSWLDLEARPGWLRLYGEEPTTSNFRQSLIARRIQSFTTRATTCLDFQPDSFKQMAGLVAYYDTKNHYYLRVSMDEGLGRHIGIIRSDSGQDGEIPECETSLPNEGSVYLRAEIKTDDLQFSYSLDGESWQEIGPVLDASILSDDYFTLGFTGAFVGLCAQDLTGRRAPADFDFFHYEEI; encoded by the coding sequence ATGATTCAAAACCCGATTCTCCCCGGATTCAATCCCGACCCATCCATCGTGCGCGTGGGCGAGGACTACTACATCGCCACCTCCACCTTCGAGTGGTTTCCCGGCGTGCAAATCCACCATTCGCGCGACCTGGCAAACTGGCAGCTGGTCGCCCGCCCGCTGGATCGTATCAGCCAACTGAATATGATCGGCAATCCCAATTCCGGCGGCATCTGGGCCCCTTGCCTCAGCCACTGCGACGGCACGTTCTATCTCATCTACACCGACGTGAAGCAGTGGGCGGACTCGCGCTACAAGATCACCCACAACTACCTGACCACCGCCCCGACTATCGAGGGCCCATGGTCCGAGCCCATCTACCTCGACTCCAGCGGCTTCGACGCTTCGCTCTTCCACGATGACGACGGACGCAAATGGTACCTGAGCATGATCTGGGACCATCGGGTGGGCAAAAACCAATTCGCCGGCACCTTGCTTCAGGAGTTCGACGAAACCACCGGCAAACTGGTCGGGCCACGCAAAAACATTTTCCGTGGTACCGAGCTCAAACTCACCGAAGGTCCGCATCTCTACAAAAAAGACGGCTGGTACTACCTGCTCGTCGCCGAAGGCGGCACCTGGTGGGAGCACGCCGTCACCATGGCCCGCTCCAAAACCATCGACGGCCCCTACGAGGTCGACCCCGAAAATCCCTTTCTGACCTCCCGCTACAACCTCGACGCCCCGCTGCAAAAAGCGGGTCACGCCTCGCTGGTGGAAACGCAATTTGGCACCTGGTACGCGGTTCATTTGTGCAGTCGCCCGCGCAAGGAACGCCGCTGCATGCTCGGCCGCGAGACCGCTATCCAGAAATTCGAGTGGAGCGACGATGGCTGGCCACGTCTCGTTCAAGGGGGACGCGTGCCCGCAACCGAGGTCGACAACTCCGAATTCGAGGGCATCTCCTCGCCCGCCATGGACCGCAGCACGCGCCGTATCGAATTCGACACGACGCAGCTCGATCCACACTTTCAAAGTCTGCGACGACCGGTGGACTCCAGCTGGCTGGACCTCGAAGCGCGGCCGGGCTGGCTGCGCCTATATGGGGAGGAGCCGACCACCTCCAATTTCCGTCAGAGCCTGATCGCTAGGCGTATCCAAAGCTTCACCACACGCGCCACGACCTGTCTGGACTTCCAACCGGACAGCTTCAAGCAGATGGCTGGACTCGTCGCCTACTACGATACCAAAAACCACTACTATCTTCGCGTATCCATGGACGAAGGACTGGGCCGCCACATCGGTATCATCCGCTCCGACTCCGGACAGGATGGAGAAATTCCAGAGTGCGAAACCTCCCTCCCCAACGAGGGATCCGTCTATCTCCGCGCGGAAATCAAAACCGACGATCTCCAATTCAGCTACTCCCTCGACGGCGAATCCTGGCAGGAAATCGGGCCGGTTCTCGACGCCAGCATCCTTTCGGACGACTATTTCACCCTTGGCTTCACCGGGGCGTTCGTTGGACTCTGCGCCCAGGACCTGACAGGAAGGCGCGCCCCCGCGGATTTCGATTTTTTCCACTACGAAGAAATATAG
- a CDS encoding GDSL-type esterase/lipase family protein, translating to MAARPKLCLTLLIALAIALGGSLIGNYFLFNKAIDFYTREAAIRIDPIDLKRYAQENAEVSSREKQKPRIIVFGESRANMWRTAIPENWGDVEIINRGIGGETTPQIKARLRSDVLALDPDLVIMQMGDNDLKAMAMMPERKSEIEQQTYQNILQIARAIRNSGAEALITTIFPPAPIELLRTPLWSDEVNPAIDALNERLLALDEPAITVVDCDVFLRQGDYIKPEFAIDTLHMKPVGYQALNEGLEETVKGLLAK from the coding sequence ATGGCTGCTCGTCCTAAGCTTTGCCTAACCCTCCTCATTGCCCTGGCGATCGCCTTGGGTGGATCCTTGATAGGGAACTACTTTCTCTTCAACAAGGCCATCGACTTCTACACCCGCGAAGCGGCCATTCGCATCGACCCAATCGACCTGAAACGGTACGCTCAGGAAAACGCCGAAGTCAGCTCGCGAGAGAAACAGAAGCCGCGCATCATCGTATTCGGCGAATCGCGGGCGAACATGTGGAGAACCGCAATCCCCGAAAATTGGGGCGACGTGGAAATCATCAATCGCGGCATTGGCGGCGAAACGACCCCTCAGATCAAGGCCCGCCTGCGGTCGGACGTGCTCGCGCTCGATCCCGACCTCGTCATCATGCAAATGGGCGACAACGACCTAAAAGCCATGGCCATGATGCCGGAACGCAAATCCGAGATCGAGCAGCAGACCTATCAAAACATCCTGCAAATCGCCCGCGCCATCCGCAATTCGGGAGCGGAGGCGCTGATCACGACCATCTTTCCACCAGCCCCGATCGAGCTGCTCAGGACGCCGCTCTGGTCCGACGAGGTCAATCCCGCCATCGACGCCTTGAACGAGCGTCTCCTGGCGCTAGACGAGCCGGCCATCACCGTGGTGGATTGCGACGTTTTTCTCCGCCAAGGCGACTACATCAAGCCGGAGTTTGCCATCGACACGCTGCACATGAAACCGGTCGGCTACCAGGCCTTGAACGAGGGCCTGGAAGAGACCGTAAAAGGCCTGCTGGCGAAATAG
- a CDS encoding GSCFA domain-containing protein — MKFRTIVDIPPHPKPIALSEQGLALGSCFAESIGQKLQEALFPICINPLGTLYNPISLAGLVKRALEQRPFQEQEFFLYQELWRHFSIHSNLARTSREAALSLANRQLSELGQRLADASYLILTLGSAWAYWHQSTQQFVGHNHRLPLEGFEKRLLSVEEITGELGSMLAHLSTANPRLRIICSVSPVKHTRDGLRQNNLSKSALLLSLHKLEISYPNIYYFPAYEILIDELRDYRFFREDLAHPSDAAIDYIWERFIQSSVDESTHSTIQEAQAIRATFSHRTQHPDTIAHARSLNALRSRIDRLAAAGIDVDALRQELKRFET, encoded by the coding sequence GTGAAATTCCGAACGATCGTCGACATTCCCCCCCACCCCAAGCCCATCGCCCTGTCCGAACAGGGTCTGGCCCTCGGTTCGTGCTTCGCCGAATCGATCGGACAGAAGCTCCAAGAGGCGCTCTTTCCCATTTGTATCAACCCACTGGGTACGCTCTACAATCCGATCAGCCTCGCTGGACTGGTGAAACGAGCCCTCGAGCAACGTCCGTTTCAGGAGCAAGAGTTCTTCCTCTATCAAGAGCTCTGGAGACACTTCTCCATTCACAGCAACTTGGCCCGCACATCGCGCGAAGCGGCGCTTTCCCTGGCCAACCGCCAACTTTCCGAGCTCGGCCAGCGCCTTGCAGACGCCTCGTATTTGATCCTCACCCTAGGTTCCGCTTGGGCCTACTGGCATCAATCAACCCAGCAATTCGTCGGGCACAACCACCGTCTTCCGCTTGAGGGTTTCGAAAAGCGTCTTCTCAGCGTGGAGGAGATCACCGGCGAGCTCGGGTCGATGCTGGCCCATCTCTCCACTGCGAATCCGCGCCTTCGAATCATCTGCAGCGTTAGTCCCGTCAAACACACGCGAGACGGATTGCGTCAGAACAACCTCAGCAAGTCCGCGCTGCTGCTCTCCCTACATAAACTGGAGATCTCGTATCCGAATATCTACTACTTTCCTGCCTACGAAATCCTTATCGACGAGCTGCGCGACTATCGGTTTTTCCGCGAAGACCTTGCCCACCCTTCCGATGCTGCGATCGACTACATCTGGGAACGCTTTATCCAATCGTCCGTAGACGAATCGACCCACTCCACAATCCAAGAAGCGCAAGCCATACGGGCCACGTTTTCCCACCGTACCCAACATCCAGATACGATCGCCCACGCTCGCAGCCTAAACGCACTGCGAAGCCGGATCGACCGCCTCGCGGCTGCAGGGATAGATGTCGACGCGCTGCGACAAGAATTGAAGCGTTTCGAAACATGA
- a CDS encoding TLD domain-containing protein gives MKLFAAGLALAIVPLSPASPTPSQTEQLRDWLPYQNAQFELLFGYYPDGGEDGEPLDSVDLHRAVDKAGPTVTILSVKAPYDRQSRVIGGYNPHNWKSWFGKYESNAGRFIFDLGRGLKWERTSGSGPSYHRDPSEYGLEFGQGDLVINPDLRSGSARNHSFGAKNQSSSLLGQSGPFQIESIEVYRVRRGPAPLSDQPMVWNVTPPEISPPPPSVVVPDDSHLVFELLIVTISLALFKRLKR, from the coding sequence TTGAAACTGTTCGCTGCAGGCCTAGCCCTGGCGATCGTCCCACTGTCCCCGGCATCGCCGACTCCCAGTCAAACCGAACAGCTTAGAGATTGGCTCCCGTACCAAAACGCTCAGTTCGAGCTCCTTTTCGGCTACTATCCCGATGGTGGCGAGGATGGGGAGCCGCTCGATTCCGTCGACCTGCATCGGGCCGTAGACAAGGCGGGCCCGACCGTCACTATCCTGAGCGTCAAAGCTCCCTACGACCGGCAGTCCAGAGTTATCGGCGGTTACAATCCGCACAATTGGAAGTCCTGGTTCGGCAAATACGAAAGCAACGCTGGGCGCTTCATATTCGATCTGGGGCGGGGGCTCAAATGGGAGAGGACTTCGGGCTCAGGGCCTTCCTACCATCGCGACCCTTCAGAGTACGGCTTGGAATTCGGACAGGGCGACCTAGTGATCAATCCCGATCTACGAAGCGGTTCCGCCCGCAATCACAGCTTCGGCGCAAAGAACCAGAGCTCTTCGCTGCTGGGCCAGTCCGGACCCTTTCAGATCGAAAGCATCGAAGTCTACCGCGTACGGCGAGGGCCAGCGCCGCTTTCGGATCAACCCATGGTGTGGAACGTGACCCCTCCTGAAATTTCCCCGCCGCCGCCATCCGTTGTGGTTCCCGACGACTCCCATTTAGTCTTCGAACTACTGATCGTCACCATCAGCCTCGCCCTTTTCAAGCGCTTGAAGCGCTAG
- the groL gene encoding chaperonin GroEL (60 kDa chaperone family; promotes refolding of misfolded polypeptides especially under stressful conditions; forms two stacked rings of heptamers to form a barrel-shaped 14mer; ends can be capped by GroES; misfolded proteins enter the barrel where they are refolded when GroES binds), which produces MAKQLLFDDKARQSVLRGVETLAKAVKVTLGPKGRNVVIDKKFGSPNVTKDGVTVAKEIELPDPYENMGAQMVREVASKTSDSAGDGTTTATVLAESVYRAGLKNVTAGSNPIYLKRGIDKAVEAAVAELAKISKAVESREEVKQVATVSANWDATIGDIIADAMDKVGKDGTITVEEAKSIETTLDVVEGMQFDKGYLSPYFTTDAETMEAVLEDAYILIHEKKISNLNDLLPLLQAVAKTGKPFLLIAEDIEGEALAALVVNKIRGTLNVCAVKAPGFGDRRKAMLEDIAVLTGGRCITEDLGLKLENVQVSDLGTAKRVTVDKESTTIVEGAGSANEIQGRVKLIRRQIEETSSDYDREKLQERLAKLAGGVAVINVGAATEPDMKEKKARVEDALHATRAAVEEGIVPGGGVALIRAAKAIDSLKLEGDEAIGAQIIKTAVSGPIRQLCANAGVEGSVVVKQILESEGNMGYNVATDTYEDLLKAGVVDPTKVTRSALQNAASISGLLLTTECMITDIPEEKSSGGGAPDMGGMGGMGGMGGMM; this is translated from the coding sequence ATGGCTAAACAACTGCTTTTTGATGACAAGGCACGTCAAAGCGTTCTTCGCGGTGTGGAAACCCTCGCGAAGGCGGTTAAGGTAACGCTCGGCCCGAAGGGTCGCAATGTCGTGATCGACAAGAAGTTCGGCTCTCCGAACGTAACTAAGGACGGTGTCACGGTCGCTAAGGAAATCGAACTTCCCGATCCTTACGAAAACATGGGCGCCCAGATGGTACGCGAAGTCGCTTCCAAGACGTCCGACTCCGCTGGTGATGGCACCACGACCGCGACCGTTCTCGCCGAGTCGGTCTATCGCGCTGGCCTCAAGAACGTAACTGCTGGCAGCAACCCGATCTATCTGAAGCGCGGTATCGACAAGGCTGTTGAAGCTGCGGTCGCCGAGCTCGCCAAGATCTCCAAGGCGGTCGAGTCTCGCGAAGAGGTCAAGCAGGTCGCTACCGTTTCCGCCAATTGGGATGCCACCATCGGCGACATCATCGCCGACGCCATGGACAAGGTGGGCAAGGACGGAACGATCACTGTCGAAGAAGCCAAGTCCATCGAAACCACTCTCGACGTGGTCGAAGGCATGCAGTTCGACAAGGGCTACCTCTCTCCATACTTCACCACCGATGCGGAGACCATGGAGGCAGTGCTTGAGGACGCATACATCCTCATCCACGAAAAGAAGATTTCCAACCTCAATGACCTGCTTCCGCTGCTCCAGGCCGTAGCGAAGACCGGCAAGCCTTTCCTCCTCATCGCTGAGGACATCGAAGGCGAAGCCCTCGCAGCGCTGGTGGTTAACAAGATCCGCGGCACGCTCAACGTTTGCGCCGTCAAGGCTCCTGGCTTCGGCGACCGCCGCAAGGCAATGCTCGAAGACATCGCTGTGCTCACTGGTGGTCGCTGCATCACTGAAGACCTCGGTCTCAAGCTTGAAAACGTCCAGGTTAGCGATCTCGGTACCGCCAAGCGCGTCACCGTCGACAAGGAAAGCACGACCATCGTTGAAGGCGCCGGATCCGCAAACGAGATCCAAGGCCGCGTGAAGCTGATCCGTCGTCAGATCGAAGAAACCTCTTCGGACTACGATCGCGAAAAGCTGCAGGAGCGCCTGGCAAAGCTCGCTGGCGGTGTAGCTGTGATCAACGTCGGCGCCGCTACCGAGCCTGACATGAAGGAAAAGAAGGCCCGCGTGGAGGATGCTCTGCACGCTACTCGCGCTGCGGTTGAAGAAGGTATCGTCCCAGGTGGCGGTGTCGCTCTGATCCGTGCCGCTAAGGCCATCGACTCTCTCAAGCTCGAAGGCGACGAAGCGATCGGCGCTCAGATCATCAAGACCGCGGTTAGCGGTCCGATCCGTCAGCTCTGCGCCAACGCAGGTGTGGAAGGTTCCGTAGTGGTCAAGCAGATCCTCGAGAGCGAAGGCAACATGGGCTACAACGTTGCTACCGACACCTACGAAGACCTGCTTAAGGCTGGTGTGGTCGATCCGACCAAGGTGACTCGTTCCGCTTTGCAGAACGCTGCTTCCATCTCAGGTCTGCTTCTCACTACCGAGTGCATGATCACCGACATTCCGGAAGAAAAGTCTTCTGGTGGCGGCGCTCCGGACATGGGCGGCATGGGCGGTATGGGTGGCATGGGCGGCATGATGTAA
- a CDS encoding co-chaperone GroES — MSASTSVKVKPLGDRVLIKHIEEDEQMRGGIYIPDSAKEKPQEAEVIALGTGAKDSDGKAIEFNVKVGDRVLTSKYGGTEVKIDGEVYLLVREDDILGVIES; from the coding sequence ATGAGCGCATCAACATCAGTGAAAGTAAAACCTCTAGGTGATCGCGTGCTTATCAAGCACATCGAAGAAGACGAGCAAATGCGTGGTGGCATCTACATCCCGGATTCCGCCAAGGAAAAGCCGCAGGAAGCGGAAGTAATCGCCCTAGGCACTGGCGCGAAGGACAGCGATGGCAAGGCTATCGAGTTCAACGTGAAGGTTGGCGACCGCGTTCTCACCAGCAAGTACGGTGGCACCGAAGTCAAGATCGACGGCGAAGTCTACTTGCTTGTTCGCGAGGACGACATCCTCGGCGTTATCGAAAGCTAG